TCTCATTGCCAAACCGGCTGCGGCACCGCGCCACGCCGACGCACTGCGGCGCAGCGCGTAGCGCGTAGCAGAATGGAAGATTAGCCGGCGGCCGAGTTACTCCTCCTGGAACTCGGCCACTACCACGCGTCGCCTGTCCACAGGCTGCGTACGCACCACGAGTGTCTGGCCATTGAATTCCGTGCGGACACTGCGCGGTTGCGACGCCTCGAACCACCGCACACTGCGATCCACTGTGGGCACGCCCGGCGCAATGCCGCGCGCCAGCTCACCATCGAAGCGTAGGGTATCGCGTCCGACCCCCAGATAGCCGCGCGGGCGGATGACCTGTACCGCGACACTGTCCGCATTGGACGGACCGACTGCCACGCGCCGTGCCGGCGCGGCTGGTAGTCGCAGGTTGACCACCTGACTGCTGCGCAGAAACGGCGCACGATAGAGATGCAGCAGCACACTGCTGTCCGGCGCCACCACTTCGAACTCGTACACCGCACCGGCACGCGCACGGAATGGCCCCCACTGTCCATCGTCGCGCGTGGTCACGCGGTGCACGGCTTCTGCGACACGTTTTCCGGTCGCCGCATCGGTTTCGTGTACCAGCACCTGCGCACCTCGCAGCGGCAGATTGGTTGGCGCACCAGCCACCGTGCCACTCACCATGCCGTTCAGCACAATGACGCTCTCCGGCTCGATATCCAGCGTGCGTGGGGCACGTCCGGTAATGAATCGATACTGCGCAGCAAAGGCTTCCGGTCCGAAGGCCACTTCGCGGTGGTCGGTGCCCGGCAACACGATGTTTGTTGCGCCCTTGAGCGCCGGAGACATGGCATCGACACCGGTCTGCATACCCGGCGCCCCGAGTGCCGCACCCGTCGCCTGCGCGTACTTGTCCAGCGAGTCGGAACGCAGCGCCAGAAAGCGCACATCGCGCACCACTTCGCTCCCGCCATTCAGTGCACGGAGATACGGTGAGAACCCGTTGAACTCGTTCTCCGGTTGCATGCTGGCCGACGCCATGACGCCGTGATTGGGCGTGCCACAGGTAATCACATGCGACACA
This portion of the Gemmatimonas sp. UBA7669 genome encodes:
- a CDS encoding alpha/beta fold hydrolase → MTRMFNLIAARLPAAMLALSLISDSTERAQSRRFAAEAAPVPIVFVHGNGDHAGLWDNTIWRFESNGYPRDRLYAVDLPHPLASSTPSARETNRSTPDDQAAALAAFVTRVLIRTGASKVALVGSSRGGLTIRHYVRFGGGAAHVSHVITCGTPNHGVMASASMQPENEFNGFSPYLRALNGGSEVVRDVRFLALRSDSLDKYAQATGAALGAPGMQTGVDAMSPALKGATNIVLPGTDHREVAFGPEAFAAQYRFITGRAPRTLDIEPESVIVLNGMVSGTVAGAPTNLPLRGAQVLVHETDAATGKRVAEAVHRVTTRDDGQWGPFRARAGAVYEFEVVAPDSSVLLHLYRAPFLRSSQVVNLRLPAAPARRVAVGPSNADSVAVQVIRPRGYLGVGRDTLRFDGELARGIAPGVPTVDRSVRWFEASQPRSVRTEFNGQTLVVRTQPVDRRRVVVAEFQEE